In Pseudobacter ginsenosidimutans, the following are encoded in one genomic region:
- a CDS encoding thymidine kinase, translated as MFIEPNISGERRGSIEVICGSMFSGKTEELIRRLKRARIANLRVEIFKPKIDTRYHEQQIVSHDENAILSTPIESAQTILLLASDVDVVGIDEAQFFDDQLPDVCDQLAWRGVRVIIAGLDMDYTAKPFGQMPNLLAKADYITKLHAICVKCGNIANYSYRKVINPTQLMLGEKDIYEPRCRKCYYEGK; from the coding sequence ATGTTCATAGAACCTAACATATCCGGGGAACGGCGTGGAAGTATTGAAGTGATCTGCGGCTCTATGTTTTCAGGTAAAACAGAAGAACTCATCAGGAGATTGAAGCGCGCGCGCATCGCCAATCTTCGCGTAGAGATCTTCAAACCGAAAATAGATACGCGTTATCACGAACAACAGATTGTTTCACACGATGAAAACGCCATCCTTTCCACTCCCATCGAAAGTGCACAAACCATACTCTTACTGGCCAGTGATGTGGATGTAGTGGGTATCGATGAAGCCCAGTTCTTTGATGATCAGCTTCCCGATGTATGCGATCAGCTGGCATGGAGAGGCGTACGTGTGATCATCGCCGGACTGGATATGGATTATACTGCCAAACCTTTCGGGCAGATGCCCAACCTCTTAGCCAAAGCTGATTATATCACCAAGCTTCATGCCATCTGCGTGAAATGTGGAAATATTGCCAACTACTCTTACAGAAAAGTGATCAACCCCACGCAGTTGATGCTGGGTGAAAAAGATATCTACGAGCCGCGTTGCAGAAAATGTTATTACGAAGGGAAATGA
- a CDS encoding DUF6263 family protein, which translates to MTLRSSVSSLLAIVCVTIVMVSCKDASVDLRFVPDDNALYELSYEGSGTGVRNGATEKHFISYVWDLQTAKDTNAAGIKATYKRFKIDALFPKDTLRVDTDHPIPDSIGRNTPALMAPWVWQSVKGLSFNFRMNSLGKIEKIASFTQLQTELAKKILQDSALAQTDRFSTVLDIAASQFSASATQDLLQQVFIEFPGRVMKVGDTVGRTYKYSNGLPLVIVQMFKVSEITDTEVAFLMGGSGFLEESSDHSLKVEQQGKLIVNRKTGMLESAYLEEVITGKLDGQPFKQDGTVKAVCRRLN; encoded by the coding sequence ATGACTTTAAGATCCTCTGTTTCAAGCCTGTTGGCGATCGTATGTGTAACTATTGTAATGGTTTCCTGCAAGGATGCCAGTGTTGATCTCCGTTTTGTTCCCGATGATAATGCCCTCTATGAATTGAGTTATGAAGGTTCCGGTACCGGCGTGAGGAACGGCGCCACTGAAAAGCATTTCATTTCCTATGTATGGGACCTGCAAACAGCAAAGGACACCAATGCTGCCGGTATAAAGGCCACGTATAAGCGATTTAAGATAGATGCCTTATTTCCAAAAGATACGCTGAGGGTGGATACTGATCATCCCATTCCGGATTCCATCGGCAGAAATACTCCTGCACTGATGGCTCCCTGGGTCTGGCAATCCGTGAAGGGATTATCATTCAACTTTCGGATGAACAGTCTCGGGAAGATCGAAAAAATAGCTTCATTCACACAGCTCCAGACAGAGCTGGCCAAAAAAATATTGCAGGATTCCGCACTGGCGCAAACCGACAGGTTCAGTACCGTGCTGGATATTGCTGCGTCACAGTTCAGTGCTTCCGCCACGCAGGACCTGCTGCAACAGGTGTTCATTGAATTTCCAGGAAGAGTGATGAAAGTGGGCGATACTGTTGGCCGCACTTATAAATACAGCAATGGCCTGCCATTGGTGATAGTGCAGATGTTCAAGGTATCGGAGATAACGGATACAGAGGTTGCCTTCCTGATGGGCGGGTCCGGGTTCCTGGAAGAAAGCAGTGATCATTCCCTCAAAGTGGAACAACAGGGGAAGCTGATCGTGAACAGAAAAACCGGAATGCTGGAATCTGCGTATCTGGAAGAAGTGATCACCGGAAAACTGGATGGTCAGCCCTTCAAACAGGATGGAACAGTAAAAGCTGTTTGCCGCAGGCTCAACTGA
- a CDS encoding heme exporter protein CcmB — translation MALVKKDLLLEIRQQYTFYGVLLYVASTIFVLYLAMEHPEDKVWNGLFWMIQLFICVNAVAKSFLAESRGRMLYFYTIAGARDFVLSKLLFNAMLMIVMSLVSMLLFMVLMGNPINNPWTFTGIVCLGGCSLSLVFTFLAAIAARAQQNAALMAIMGFPLIIPQLMLLMKISSVAFADVIQAGLGQLIALLAGLDILVILLTVILFPFLWKD, via the coding sequence CTGGCGCTCGTAAAAAAAGACCTGTTGCTGGAAATCAGGCAGCAGTACACTTTTTATGGCGTGCTCCTGTATGTGGCCAGCACCATCTTTGTTCTGTACCTGGCCATGGAACATCCGGAAGACAAGGTCTGGAACGGATTGTTCTGGATGATACAATTATTCATCTGTGTGAATGCAGTGGCCAAGAGTTTCCTGGCGGAGAGCCGTGGCCGGATGTTGTATTTTTATACGATCGCCGGTGCAAGGGATTTTGTTTTGTCGAAGCTTTTGTTCAATGCCATGCTGATGATTGTGATGAGCCTGGTAAGCATGCTGCTCTTCATGGTGCTGATGGGCAATCCCATCAATAATCCCTGGACATTCACGGGCATCGTTTGCCTGGGCGGCTGCAGCCTCAGCCTGGTATTCACTTTCCTGGCGGCCATTGCAGCCAGGGCGCAACAGAATGCAGCGCTGATGGCCATCATGGGCTTCCCCCTCATCATTCCCCAGCTGATGTTGCTGATGAAGATCTCTTCCGTGGCTTTTGCGGATGTGATCCAGGCAGGCCTGGGTCAGCTGATAGCCCTGCTGGCCGGGCTGGATATACTGGTGATCCTGCTGACGGTGATCCTGTTTCCCTTCCTCTGGAAAGATTAA
- the ccsA gene encoding cytochrome c biogenesis protein CcsA — translation MRQYWWKILSIVLLLYTFIAGFLIKVPTIGNLYETIRNLFFHVPMWFGQLVLISVSLVYSILYLRKPKPHYDFMATEFARTGSVMGVLGLLTGMIWANYTWGAPWNNDPKQLGAAIALLIYLAYFVLRNSMTDIDKRGRVAAVYNIFAYFIYIPMIMVLPRMVESLHPGGQGVEGNPGFGGSSLDPTMRLVFWPAVLGWSLLGVWISTLNVRLRTLEEKKHFS, via the coding sequence ATGCGCCAGTACTGGTGGAAAATACTGAGTATCGTTTTACTGCTCTACACATTTATTGCAGGCTTTCTCATCAAAGTGCCCACAATCGGGAATTTGTATGAAACTATCCGCAACCTCTTTTTTCATGTTCCCATGTGGTTTGGACAATTGGTGCTGATCAGCGTTTCGCTGGTCTATTCCATTCTGTATCTCCGCAAGCCAAAGCCTCATTACGATTTCATGGCAACTGAATTTGCCAGAACAGGATCAGTGATGGGAGTACTGGGATTGCTCACCGGTATGATCTGGGCCAATTATACCTGGGGCGCACCCTGGAATAATGACCCCAAACAGCTGGGAGCCGCCATCGCGCTGCTGATCTATCTCGCCTATTTTGTATTGCGCAACTCCATGACAGATATCGACAAACGGGGACGGGTAGCCGCTGTATACAATATTTTCGCCTATTTCATTTATATACCCATGATCATGGTATTGCCGCGTATGGTGGAATCACTGCACCCCGGAGGTCAGGGCGTTGAAGGCAATCCCGGATTCGGAGGCAGCTCTCTGGATCCTACAATGCGACTGGTATTCTGGCCCGCCGTTCTAGGCTGGAGCCTCCTCGGCGTTTGGATCAGCACACTGAATGTGCGCCTCCGTACGTTGGAAGAAAAAAAACATTTCAGCTAA
- a CDS encoding CcmD family protein has product MKKFITTLLSMMLVFIAGAQEHIANDASTAAQTGLRADGKIYVVVAVIVTILLGLYIYVIRLDRKISRLEKNS; this is encoded by the coding sequence ATGAAGAAATTTATCACAACCCTGCTTTCGATGATGCTGGTATTCATTGCCGGCGCGCAGGAACATATTGCTAACGATGCGTCGACCGCTGCTCAAACAGGATTGCGGGCCGATGGAAAGATTTATGTGGTTGTGGCAGTAATAGTAACCATCCTTCTCGGACTGTACATCTACGTTATACGGCTCGACAGAAAGATCAGCAGGCTCGAGAAAAACTCCTAG
- a CDS encoding Glu/Leu/Phe/Val family dehydrogenase: MSEYSFFGAVEKSFDKAAKFTKWDPGILEQIKQCNAVYRMHFPVKIGDKIEVVKAYRVQHSHHKLPCKGGIRFAMSVNLDEVMALAALMTYKCAIVNVPFAGAKGGITIDPKKYTPYELEKITRRYTSELIKKNFIGPGIDVPAPDYGTGEREMAWIVDTYQSMRPGEIDALGCVTGKPVTQGGVRGRREATGLGVFYGLREVCNMKDVMEKLGMTTGVAGKKVVVQGLGNVGYHSAKFFQEAGSKVVALAEFEGAIYNNDGLDIDAVFEHRKKTGSILNFPGATNFAKNTDALEFECDILIPAALENVINGENAPRVKAKVIGEAANGPLTPEADEILAKKGALVVPDMYLNAGGVTVSYFEWLKNLSHVRYGRMEKRFTENLNSHIIGQIEGLTGKKVAENEKEFIMHGPEEVDLVRSGLEETMITATREIMDAWKSNPEIPDMRTAAYVVAINKVGTSYAELGIFP; encoded by the coding sequence ATGTCAGAGTACAGTTTTTTTGGAGCGGTGGAGAAAAGTTTTGACAAAGCCGCTAAGTTTACTAAATGGGATCCAGGTATCCTTGAACAGATCAAACAATGTAACGCTGTTTACAGGATGCATTTCCCTGTAAAGATCGGAGACAAGATCGAGGTAGTGAAAGCCTATCGCGTTCAGCACTCTCATCACAAACTGCCTTGTAAAGGTGGTATCCGTTTTGCCATGAGCGTTAACCTCGATGAGGTAATGGCCCTTGCCGCCCTGATGACTTACAAATGTGCCATTGTGAACGTACCATTCGCAGGCGCTAAAGGCGGTATCACTATCGATCCCAAAAAATACACACCATACGAACTGGAAAAGATCACCCGTCGTTACACGTCGGAGCTGATCAAGAAGAACTTCATCGGACCTGGCATCGACGTTCCTGCTCCTGACTACGGAACCGGCGAGCGCGAAATGGCCTGGATCGTAGATACTTACCAGAGCATGCGCCCTGGCGAGATCGACGCACTGGGTTGCGTAACCGGAAAACCAGTTACACAGGGTGGCGTTCGCGGCCGCCGCGAAGCTACGGGCCTCGGCGTATTCTATGGTCTGCGCGAAGTGTGCAACATGAAAGATGTAATGGAGAAACTCGGCATGACTACCGGTGTTGCCGGTAAGAAAGTGGTGGTGCAAGGTCTCGGTAACGTAGGCTACCACTCCGCCAAATTCTTCCAGGAAGCAGGTTCCAAAGTAGTGGCCCTCGCAGAATTCGAAGGCGCTATTTACAATAATGATGGTCTGGATATCGACGCCGTATTCGAACACCGCAAGAAAACCGGTTCCATCCTTAACTTCCCCGGCGCTACCAACTTCGCTAAGAATACAGATGCACTGGAATTCGAATGCGATATCCTGATCCCTGCTGCACTCGAGAATGTGATCAACGGAGAGAATGCTCCGCGCGTGAAAGCAAAAGTGATCGGCGAAGCCGCCAACGGTCCGCTGACTCCTGAAGCTGACGAGATCCTGGCAAAGAAAGGAGCCCTGGTGGTTCCCGATATGTACCTGAATGCAGGTGGTGTTACCGTTTCTTACTTCGAATGGTTGAAGAACCTCAGCCACGTAAGATATGGCCGTATGGAAAAACGCTTCACTGAAAACCTGAACAGCCATATCATCGGCCAGATCGAAGGACTCACAGGTAAGAAAGTGGCAGAGAATGAAAAAGAATTCATAATGCACGGACCAGAGGAAGTTGACCTGGTTCGCAGTGGTCTGGAAGAAACCATGATCACCGCTACCCGTGAGATAATGGATGCATGGAAATCAAATCCTGAGATCCCCGATATGCGTACCGCTGCTTATGTTGTTGCCATCAACAAAGTAGGCACCAGCTACGCTGAACTGGGCATCTTCCCATAA
- a CDS encoding GNAT family N-acetyltransferase, with translation MYDIRFIPPEEWSSILPLLQILNNYTISEEILTERLEEMKNHRYQCIGVYDADKLIGITGVWILNKFYNGKHIEPDNVMVLPEYRNQQIGEMMMRWVHDYGRSQGCIVSELNAYVTNERGIRFWINQGYKILGFHFQKKL, from the coding sequence ATGTACGATATACGATTCATACCACCCGAAGAATGGAGCTCTATCCTCCCCCTGCTTCAGATCCTCAACAACTACACCATTTCTGAAGAGATACTCACTGAAAGACTGGAAGAAATGAAGAACCACCGTTACCAGTGCATAGGCGTGTATGATGCGGATAAACTCATCGGCATCACCGGTGTATGGATATTGAACAAATTCTATAACGGGAAACATATAGAACCGGACAATGTGATGGTGCTGCCTGAATACCGCAATCAGCAGATCGGGGAAATGATGATGCGCTGGGTGCATGATTACGGCCGCTCGCAGGGCTGCATCGTGTCTGAGCTCAATGCCTATGTAACCAACGAAAGAGGTATCCGCTTCTGGATCAACCAGGGATATAAGATCCTCGGTTTTCATTTTCAGAAAAAACTATAA
- a CDS encoding GNAT family N-acetyltransferase produces the protein MNIRHATLQDLPTIVAIYNSTIPGRMVTADLEPVTTENKLVWFDDHDPSRRPLWVVENDTHKVIAWMSFSDFSERAAYNITAEISIYIDPAARGNGLGSTLLQYAIGQAPSLGIQKLLGKIFAHNEPSIKLFAKFGFEEWGNLPDVCLLDGILRSVLILGRSTP, from the coding sequence ATGAACATCCGTCACGCCACCCTTCAGGACCTTCCCACCATCGTGGCGATCTACAATTCAACCATCCCCGGCCGGATGGTCACAGCAGACCTGGAGCCTGTTACCACGGAGAATAAGCTGGTATGGTTCGATGATCATGATCCATCACGCAGACCATTATGGGTAGTGGAAAACGACACACATAAAGTGATCGCCTGGATGAGCTTTTCCGATTTCTCCGAACGCGCAGCCTACAATATCACGGCAGAGATCAGCATCTATATCGATCCCGCCGCCAGAGGTAACGGGCTTGGCTCCACGCTGCTGCAATATGCGATCGGCCAGGCCCCATCACTGGGCATCCAGAAATTGCTGGGAAAGATCTTCGCACACAATGAACCCAGCATCAAACTGTTTGCAAAATTCGGATTCGAGGAATGGGGTAACCTTCCTGATGTTTGCCTGCTGGACGGCATCCTCAGAAGCGTACTCATACTCGGCAGAAGCACTCCTTAA
- a CDS encoding DUF2339 domain-containing protein — translation MNSIEEKIALLTVRIQDLASQQNVFKAKLLELMQELDLLKALAAKEKLITGQAPEASSIKTEIPEPVVNKVELPPVSTPPVKPVSPFIPVQPEKPAQQKEMTDTGKPLTAAKDESSNLEEFLGKNLASKVGILVTVIGIFIGAKYAIEHDLISRQVRIMLGYLSGLVLVGLGLRLKKKYPAYSAVLLGGGLCVCYFITYIAFTYYQMFPRMVAFGIMVAVTAAIVYGSLLYNRVIIAHLAQVGAYAIPFLLSDNSGNYSALFSYIAIINAGMLVISLKKYWKSLLYAAFGITWFIFVFWFGIVSDEERFSQVAWFFLSLYFALFYASFLIYKLVRKEKFYFGDVLLLIPNAFLFFGLGLYLLNRDEVSGWGQGGFTVLNALIHGAVAFFVSRIIGKNNHLFGLLIGLVITFMAIAVPVTFDGKAITLLWAAEAVILYLLGRKWETGLYLNFSIALITLGLCSLCFNYAYEMYKLGNFHGKLVIRPDAFLNGNFYTAFLVLGASFGLIFLHRNKYRETDPAKTNFLHAFYDILLPAAAITLSYFVLFLEISRWFNNIRETMRGADGSFGPWDQEVRMAQILALLLYSFVFVLVLTAINHRWIKSIAIRGVSFGVFMILLIFWALIFLRILNIQTVNYFEKDQTGLYFGSWNLFNRYLMLLPIAGLLYYFQPKFSSESNRNLMKVLWPQLIVVSLILFLSFEYLLWTKVSGANNQYTYGLSILWGLYALALIAYGIWKKHRGVRYSAMIMLVITLLKVTVFDLSHANTLTRTISYIALGGILLLISYLYNRYKDLLFGKDEPSS, via the coding sequence ATGAATAGCATCGAAGAAAAAATTGCGTTGCTCACTGTGCGCATACAGGATCTTGCGTCGCAACAAAATGTTTTCAAGGCTAAGCTGCTCGAACTGATGCAGGAGCTCGACCTGCTGAAAGCACTGGCCGCCAAAGAAAAACTGATCACTGGTCAGGCTCCTGAAGCCTCCTCTATAAAAACAGAAATACCAGAGCCTGTTGTAAACAAGGTGGAGCTTCCGCCTGTTTCAACGCCTCCTGTAAAGCCAGTATCTCCCTTTATACCTGTTCAGCCGGAAAAACCGGCACAACAGAAAGAGATGACAGATACCGGTAAGCCCTTAACTGCTGCAAAAGATGAAAGCAGCAACCTGGAGGAATTCCTGGGTAAGAACCTGGCCAGCAAAGTGGGGATACTCGTTACCGTTATAGGGATCTTCATCGGTGCGAAGTATGCCATCGAACATGATCTCATCAGCCGGCAGGTGCGCATCATGCTCGGCTATTTATCAGGACTGGTGCTGGTGGGGCTTGGCTTGAGGCTCAAAAAGAAATATCCTGCCTACAGTGCAGTGTTGCTGGGAGGAGGATTATGCGTTTGCTATTTCATTACCTATATAGCTTTCACTTATTACCAGATGTTCCCGCGGATGGTGGCCTTTGGCATCATGGTGGCGGTTACGGCTGCTATCGTATATGGGTCATTGTTATATAACAGGGTGATCATTGCTCACCTGGCGCAGGTGGGCGCTTACGCCATTCCATTCCTGTTGAGCGATAACTCCGGGAACTATTCAGCGCTCTTCAGTTATATAGCCATCATCAATGCCGGAATGCTGGTGATCTCCTTGAAAAAATACTGGAAGAGCCTTCTCTATGCTGCTTTCGGAATCACCTGGTTCATTTTCGTTTTTTGGTTTGGCATCGTCTCCGATGAAGAAAGATTCTCGCAGGTGGCCTGGTTCTTCCTCAGTCTCTACTTCGCTTTGTTCTATGCCAGCTTCCTGATCTACAAACTGGTGAGGAAAGAGAAATTTTATTTCGGAGATGTATTGCTGCTGATCCCGAATGCCTTCCTTTTTTTCGGATTGGGACTGTACCTGTTGAACAGGGATGAGGTGTCCGGCTGGGGGCAGGGAGGCTTCACTGTATTGAATGCATTGATCCATGGCGCTGTGGCTTTCTTTGTGAGCAGGATCATCGGAAAGAACAATCATTTGTTCGGACTGCTGATAGGTTTGGTGATCACGTTCATGGCAATCGCTGTACCCGTAACGTTCGATGGAAAAGCTATCACCTTGCTGTGGGCTGCTGAAGCGGTGATCCTGTATCTGCTCGGCAGAAAATGGGAAACAGGATTGTACCTCAATTTCAGTATAGCATTGATCACGCTGGGCCTATGTTCGTTGTGCTTCAATTACGCGTATGAAATGTACAAGCTGGGTAATTTCCATGGTAAGCTGGTCATTCGTCCGGATGCTTTTCTGAATGGTAATTTTTATACGGCGTTCTTAGTACTGGGAGCAAGTTTCGGACTGATATTCCTGCACCGCAATAAATATCGTGAAACTGATCCGGCGAAGACCAACTTCCTGCATGCGTTCTATGATATCCTGCTGCCTGCAGCTGCCATTACGCTTAGCTATTTTGTGTTATTCCTCGAAATATCCCGCTGGTTCAATAATATCAGGGAAACGATGAGAGGGGCGGACGGAAGTTTTGGTCCCTGGGACCAGGAAGTAAGGATGGCTCAGATACTGGCCTTGCTGCTGTATTCTTTTGTGTTTGTACTGGTGCTAACGGCAATCAATCATCGCTGGATCAAATCCATTGCTATCAGGGGTGTTTCATTTGGTGTGTTCATGATCCTGCTGATCTTCTGGGCATTGATCTTCTTACGAATACTCAATATACAGACGGTTAATTATTTTGAGAAAGATCAGACTGGACTGTATTTCGGTTCCTGGAACCTGTTCAACAGGTACCTGATGTTATTGCCCATCGCCGGCCTGCTGTATTATTTTCAGCCTAAGTTCAGCAGCGAGTCCAACCGGAACCTGATGAAAGTGCTGTGGCCCCAATTGATAGTGGTATCCCTGATCCTGTTCCTGAGTTTCGAATATTTACTCTGGACAAAAGTGAGTGGAGCGAACAATCAATACACTTACGGATTGAGTATCCTGTGGGGATTGTATGCACTGGCATTGATTGCTTATGGTATCTGGAAGAAACACCGGGGTGTTCGTTATTCCGCCATGATCATGCTGGTGATCACTTTGCTGAAAGTGACAGTTTTTGATCTTAGCCATGCCAATACACTCACCCGCACTATTTCCTATATTGCATTGGGCGGTATATTGCTACTGATCTCGTATTTGTATAACCGTTATAAAGACCTGCTTTTCGGGAAAGATGAACCTTCGTCTTAA
- a CDS encoding type I restriction enzyme HsdR N-terminal domain-containing protein produces MLRIDYPEHPFRFKKTDEKEFIFDEFRKSWVRLTPEEWVRQNFLQYLLKVKQYPASLIAVEKELRLGELKKRFDILVYNQQHKPWLMVECKAIGVPLEESVLMQVLRYNIAVPVDYLVITNGDYCAGFVKSGIELQPIDVIPDFG; encoded by the coding sequence ATGCTCCGCATCGATTATCCCGAACATCCATTCAGGTTCAAGAAAACAGATGAGAAGGAATTCATTTTTGATGAATTCCGCAAAAGCTGGGTGAGGCTCACTCCGGAAGAGTGGGTGCGGCAGAATTTCCTGCAATACCTTTTGAAAGTGAAACAATATCCCGCTTCACTCATAGCAGTGGAAAAAGAACTGCGACTGGGGGAATTGAAAAAGCGATTCGATATACTGGTTTACAACCAGCAGCATAAACCCTGGCTGATGGTGGAATGCAAGGCCATTGGAGTGCCCCTGGAAGAATCCGTGCTGATGCAGGTATTGCGTTACAATATTGCAGTGCCGGTTGATTACCTCGTGATCACCAACGGTGATTATTGTGCAGGATTTGTTAAATCCGGTATTGAACTTCAGCCGATTGATGTAATACCCGACTTCGGTTGA
- a CDS encoding AMP nucleosidase: MKTKEEIVQNWLPRYTGEQLENFGKYILLTNFSNYVGLFAKWNNVPVIGEGRPMQCATADNITIINFGMGSPGAATVMDLLTAIEPSAVLFLGKCGGLKKRNNIGDLILPIAAIRGEGTSNDYFPPEVPALPAFALQKAVSTTIRDYGVDYWTGPVYTTNRRVWEHDDGFKEYLQRIRAYAIDMETATIFTVGFYNKIPTGALLLVSDQPMSPEGVKTEASDKLVTTNFVERHVHIGIDSLKQLINDGLTVKHLKF; encoded by the coding sequence ATGAAGACCAAAGAGGAAATCGTACAGAACTGGCTGCCCCGCTACACCGGAGAGCAGCTGGAGAATTTCGGTAAATACATCCTGCTCACCAACTTCAGCAATTATGTTGGATTGTTTGCAAAATGGAATAATGTACCGGTTATTGGCGAAGGCCGTCCGATGCAATGCGCCACGGCAGACAATATCACCATCATCAATTTCGGAATGGGAAGCCCTGGCGCCGCTACGGTGATGGACCTGCTCACGGCCATCGAGCCCAGTGCCGTACTCTTCCTGGGCAAATGCGGTGGGCTGAAAAAAAGGAATAATATCGGCGACCTCATCCTGCCCATCGCCGCCATCCGCGGAGAAGGTACTTCCAACGACTACTTCCCGCCTGAAGTGCCTGCCCTGCCGGCTTTCGCGCTTCAGAAAGCAGTCTCCACCACCATCCGCGATTATGGAGTGGATTACTGGACAGGCCCCGTGTACACCACCAACCGCCGCGTCTGGGAACACGATGACGGCTTCAAAGAATACCTGCAGCGCATCCGCGCCTATGCCATCGATATGGAAACGGCCACCATCTTCACTGTTGGCTTTTACAACAAGATCCCCACCGGCGCACTGCTGCTGGTGAGCGATCAACCGATGTCCCCGGAAGGAGTGAAAACCGAAGCCAGCGATAAGCTCGTTACCACCAACTTCGTGGAGCGTCATGTGCATATCGGTATCGACTCGCTCAAGCAACTGATCAACGACGGCCTCACAGTAAAACACCTGAAATTCTGA